A genomic segment from Pseudoduganella chitinolytica encodes:
- a CDS encoding J domain-containing protein, which yields MGKIHTHYDNLKVARGAPQEVIRAAYKALSQKYHPDKNPGDEKAARIMAIVNTAYGTLADPQRRKEHDDWIAQEEFEVEWLESTHEERSVDAPAQAWSEQPEGRRRRVALTRNWRWWLSIAGSLALGWVAGVMTVAEPRQVSTVLASAWGGSEGSLTASAGRPAARGERMAEAEGWGTPAARASAEGDGADTAPIKVLAVSQVVLPEAGAECDNETPALVAPNGEPWPTRSGYVTGFPVANKGQDMELTLDNTNNALPVFIKVYDLERRANVRYVFVQAHDRHIVDELATGHYEIRYQNIDLAGKSDCSRRQGG from the coding sequence ATGGGAAAGATACATACACACTATGACAACCTGAAGGTGGCCCGTGGCGCGCCCCAGGAGGTCATACGTGCCGCCTACAAGGCGCTGAGCCAGAAATACCACCCCGACAAGAATCCGGGCGACGAAAAGGCCGCCCGGATCATGGCGATCGTCAATACGGCCTATGGCACGCTGGCCGATCCCCAGCGCCGCAAGGAGCACGACGACTGGATCGCCCAGGAAGAATTCGAGGTCGAGTGGCTGGAGAGCACGCACGAGGAGCGGTCCGTGGACGCGCCCGCGCAGGCCTGGAGCGAGCAGCCGGAAGGGCGCCGGCGCCGGGTGGCACTGACGCGCAACTGGCGCTGGTGGCTGTCGATCGCCGGCAGCCTGGCGCTGGGCTGGGTCGCCGGCGTGATGACGGTGGCCGAGCCGCGCCAGGTATCCACCGTGCTGGCCTCGGCCTGGGGCGGCAGCGAAGGCAGCCTGACGGCAAGCGCGGGACGACCGGCCGCGCGCGGCGAGCGCATGGCGGAAGCGGAGGGCTGGGGTACGCCGGCGGCCCGTGCTTCCGCCGAAGGCGACGGGGCCGACACGGCGCCGATCAAGGTGCTGGCCGTCTCGCAGGTGGTGCTGCCCGAGGCGGGCGCCGAATGCGACAACGAAACGCCGGCGCTGGTGGCGCCGAACGGCGAGCCGTGGCCCACGCGTTCCGGGTACGTCACCGGGTTCCCGGTCGCGAACAAGGGCCAGGACATGGAACTCACGCTGGACAACACCAACAACGCGCTGCCGGTGTTCATCAAGGTCTACGACCTGGAACGCCGCGCCAACGTGCGCTACGTATTCGTCCAGGCGCATGACCGCCACATCGTCGACGAACTGGCGACGGGGCACTACGAGATCCGCTACCAGAACATCGACCTGGCGGGCAAGAGCGACTGCTCGCGGCGCCAGGGCGGGTAG
- a CDS encoding chemotaxis protein CheW produces MQDNPDQQGGGADGAGREFLAFTLGREEYGIDILKVQEIRGYEAVTRIANAPEFIKGVINLRGIIIPVVDMRIKFHLGEPVYDQFTVVIILNIKGRVVGMVVDSVSDVTTLTPDQIKPSPELGTAFSQEFMIGLGTIGERMLILMDIDKLMSSPEMGLNDPINP; encoded by the coding sequence ATGCAAGACAATCCAGACCAGCAGGGCGGCGGTGCGGACGGCGCGGGCCGTGAATTCCTCGCCTTCACGCTGGGCCGCGAGGAATATGGCATCGACATCCTGAAGGTCCAGGAAATCCGCGGCTACGAGGCGGTGACGCGCATCGCCAACGCGCCCGAATTCATCAAGGGCGTGATCAACCTGCGCGGCATCATCATCCCCGTGGTCGACATGCGCATCAAGTTCCACCTGGGCGAACCCGTCTACGACCAGTTCACGGTGGTCATCATCCTCAACATCAAGGGCCGCGTGGTGGGCATGGTGGTGGACAGCGTGTCCGACGTGACGACCTTGACGCCGGACCAGATCAAGCCGTCGCCGGAACTGGGGACCGCCTTCTCGCAGGAATTCATGATCGGGCTGGGGACGATCGGCGAACGGATGCTGATCCTGATGGACATCGACAAGCTGATGTCCAGCCCGGAGATGGGATTGAACGATCCGATCAATCCGTAG
- a CDS encoding DUF3369 domain-containing protein → MTDSTAADDNWLLDEEEDEHAQSTPPDQRQWRVLIVDDDQDVHAVTRLALRNVTFKDRELELFSAYSGREGFDILANTPDIALVLLDVVMETDDAGLVLARRIREELHNAIVRVVLRTGQPGQAPEQRVIVEYDINDYKAKTELTTQKLFTTVISALRAYESLNMLERSRVGLGKILAGATNLYQIHSLREFASGVLNQVSAILDVGADGVLCLMQGDTGSTTVVAATGGYTTLAEAEHLPVDHALAPTIAKAFAEKKSQFDHPANVLYIRTQEHRDVAISVTPPWPLAQIQRDLLEVFCERIAAAFDNLYMFGQLRKAQEATVIALADLAEFRDGDIKGHVRRVQQLSTGIAARMKERGAYPEQLTPQLLDMIGLASILHDVGKVATPDHILLKPGAHTEEERGHMQAHASVGQKVLERAAGMVDGVSYLTYGAEIAGAHHEHFDGRGYPNGLQGNAIPLSARIVAVVDVYDSLMHERTYNAAWPQAAALQYIRERSGTQFDPEVVAALIDIVSG, encoded by the coding sequence ATGACGGATTCGACTGCTGCCGATGATAACTGGCTGCTGGACGAAGAGGAAGACGAGCACGCGCAATCGACGCCGCCGGACCAGCGGCAATGGCGCGTGCTGATCGTCGACGACGACCAGGACGTGCACGCCGTCACCCGGCTGGCGCTGCGCAACGTGACCTTCAAGGACCGCGAGCTGGAGCTGTTTTCCGCCTACAGCGGGCGCGAAGGCTTCGACATCCTCGCCAATACGCCCGACATCGCGCTGGTGCTGCTGGACGTCGTCATGGAAACGGACGACGCCGGCCTGGTGCTGGCGCGCCGCATCCGCGAGGAGCTGCACAATGCGATCGTGCGCGTCGTGCTGCGCACGGGCCAGCCCGGCCAGGCGCCCGAGCAGCGCGTGATTGTCGAATACGACATCAACGACTACAAGGCCAAGACGGAGCTGACGACGCAGAAGCTGTTCACCACGGTGATCTCGGCGCTGCGCGCCTACGAAAGCCTGAACATGCTGGAACGCAGCCGGGTCGGCCTGGGCAAGATCCTGGCCGGCGCGACCAACCTGTACCAGATCCATTCGCTGCGCGAGTTCGCCTCCGGGGTACTGAACCAGGTCTCGGCCATCCTCGACGTGGGCGCGGACGGCGTGCTGTGCCTGATGCAGGGCGATACCGGCAGCACTACCGTCGTCGCCGCCACCGGCGGCTATACGACGCTGGCGGAGGCCGAGCACCTGCCCGTGGACCATGCGCTGGCGCCCACGATCGCCAAGGCCTTCGCGGAAAAGAAAAGCCAGTTCGACCATCCCGCCAACGTGCTGTACATCCGCACCCAGGAGCACCGCGACGTGGCGATCTCCGTCACGCCGCCCTGGCCGCTGGCGCAGATCCAGCGCGACCTGCTGGAGGTGTTCTGCGAGCGCATCGCGGCAGCGTTCGACAACCTGTACATGTTCGGCCAGCTGCGCAAGGCGCAGGAAGCCACCGTGATCGCGCTGGCCGACCTGGCCGAGTTCCGCGACGGCGACATCAAGGGCCACGTGCGGCGCGTGCAGCAGCTGTCCACGGGCATCGCCGCGCGCATGAAGGAACGGGGCGCGTATCCGGAGCAACTGACGCCGCAGCTGCTCGACATGATCGGGCTGGCCAGCATCCTGCACGACGTGGGCAAGGTGGCCACGCCGGACCACATCCTGTTGAAGCCGGGTGCGCACACGGAAGAGGAGCGCGGCCACATGCAGGCCCATGCCTCGGTCGGGCAGAAGGTGCTGGAGCGTGCGGCCGGCATGGTCGACGGCGTCAGCTACCTGACCTACGGCGCCGAGATCGCCGGCGCGCACCACGAGCATTTCGACGGCCGCGGCTATCCGAACGGCTTGCAGGGCAACGCCATTCCGCTGTCGGCCCGTATCGTCGCCGTGGTCGACGTGTACGACTCGCTGATGCACGAACGCACGTACAACGCGGCGTGGCCGCAGGCGGCGGCGCTGCAGTACATCCGCGAGCGCAGCGGCACCCAGTTCGATCCGGAAGTGGTGGCCGCCCTCATCGACATCGTCAGCGGCTGA
- a CDS encoding EAL domain-containing protein produces MNTRLRSWPSLLLANLILAAAYAATGCAGMQLALAPGFATPLFLPAGIALAALVSGGVRLLPGVALGTAVMSLLTLHLVQPELGWTGRLGAAALAAGTSSLQAYIAMHAFLRWIDPGIDSGRDVLRFLLLAPVLALTSSTLSLCALALLGVLPGGDLGANWLAWWVGDTLGMLLAAPLVWILCGRPRRLWWRRRWLVGLPLLVLTALFVTIFLNVRRWEWNQQMQTVQLKAQQAGDLLQAKLSEHERFLFAMSSAINGHGLAMKGKDFQRVAQGYLARHPEMLSMSWLRPVAADERDAFERWGREHVDPGFAIRAPDQNGVMQPVGAHPDYMVATFIEPRGNRIYLGLDMLAEPSRAAAVRRALQSDEPTASAPLMLLRPDLKHGVILLQAVRPPDGGEPVGMLLMSVQLESYLASVLQQVAFPHLVATVDDVATGDRLATADDAGTAHRAGALRQTIHFGGRDYLLTLTPTAAYVATQRGWQSWSVLAAGLLLTSLLGGLLLLSSGERAQIQARVEESTARLQEREARLQAILDKAADAILTIDGIGLLVSANGAAGRLFGYAPEQMAGLPLVQLLPATHGEAPAALLRRIAAGASQSYEATGWRREGVSLPLAVSVSEVELPGEHLFVAILHDLTEQQRAQERIYRLAHHDPLTGLDNRLSLNLRLDQLLARTRREGGSAAVMFLDLDHFKKINDTHGHQTGDQLLIAVAGRLRELLRDVDTIARLGGDEFIVLTSGTVTPDIVSHLAAGIVEVLARPYQLQGLTVHSGASVGVAMFPSDGDDSSTLLRHADTAMYAAKSCGRGNFQFFSAAMNAATHERLLLENRLWQALEQDEFELYLQAQIDLHSGAVIGAEALLRWHHPELGMVGPDRFIPIAEESGLILPLGDWALQRAVQLLDRWRSLGLGHLRLAVNLSARQCHGTGLLPQLDRLLAETGIDPALLELEITETAAMQDPERSRELLQQLRSRGIKVAIDDFGTGYSSLSYLKLFEIDRIKIDRGFVKDIETDPDDAAIVSATIGLAHALGLEVIAEGVETQAQADFLRGKRCDEAQGYLFARPVTVAEFEVLASTAETV; encoded by the coding sequence TTGAACACCCGACTGCGCAGCTGGCCCAGCCTGCTGCTGGCCAATCTGATACTGGCGGCCGCCTACGCCGCAACCGGCTGCGCCGGCATGCAGCTGGCGCTCGCGCCAGGGTTTGCGACGCCGCTGTTCCTCCCCGCCGGCATCGCCCTGGCCGCGCTTGTCAGTGGCGGCGTCCGCCTGCTGCCCGGGGTAGCCCTCGGCACGGCCGTCATGAGTCTCCTTACGCTGCACCTGGTCCAGCCCGAGCTGGGCTGGACCGGCCGCCTGGGTGCCGCCGCGCTGGCGGCAGGCACATCGTCGCTGCAGGCCTATATCGCCATGCATGCCTTCCTGCGCTGGATCGATCCCGGCATCGATTCGGGCCGCGACGTGCTGCGCTTCCTGCTGCTGGCGCCCGTGCTGGCACTGACGAGCAGTACGTTGTCGCTGTGCGCGCTGGCGTTGCTGGGCGTGCTGCCCGGTGGCGACCTGGGCGCCAACTGGCTGGCCTGGTGGGTCGGCGACACGCTGGGCATGCTGCTGGCGGCACCGCTGGTTTGGATCCTGTGCGGCCGGCCACGCCGCCTGTGGTGGCGCCGCCGCTGGCTGGTCGGCCTGCCCCTGCTGGTCCTGACGGCACTGTTCGTGACGATCTTCCTCAACGTGCGCCGCTGGGAGTGGAACCAGCAGATGCAGACGGTGCAATTGAAGGCGCAGCAGGCCGGCGACCTGCTGCAGGCCAAGCTGTCCGAACACGAGCGCTTCCTGTTCGCCATGTCGAGCGCCATCAACGGCCATGGACTGGCAATGAAGGGCAAGGATTTCCAGCGTGTCGCCCAGGGCTACCTGGCGCGCCATCCGGAGATGCTGTCGATGAGCTGGCTTCGGCCCGTGGCCGCCGACGAGCGCGACGCATTCGAACGCTGGGGCCGCGAGCACGTCGATCCCGGCTTCGCCATCCGCGCGCCGGACCAGAACGGCGTCATGCAGCCCGTCGGCGCGCACCCCGACTACATGGTGGCCACGTTCATCGAACCGCGCGGCAACCGCATCTATCTGGGCCTGGACATGCTGGCCGAACCGTCGCGTGCCGCCGCCGTGCGGCGCGCCCTGCAAAGCGACGAGCCCACCGCCAGCGCACCGCTCATGCTGCTCCGTCCCGACCTGAAGCACGGCGTGATCCTGCTGCAGGCGGTGCGCCCGCCCGACGGCGGCGAACCGGTCGGCATGCTGTTGATGTCCGTCCAGCTGGAGAGCTACCTGGCCAGCGTGCTGCAGCAGGTCGCCTTCCCCCACCTGGTGGCGACGGTCGACGACGTGGCCACGGGCGACCGGCTGGCCACCGCGGACGACGCCGGCACGGCCCACCGCGCCGGCGCGCTGCGCCAGACGATCCACTTCGGCGGCCGCGACTACCTGCTGACCCTGACGCCGACGGCGGCCTACGTGGCCACCCAGCGCGGCTGGCAGAGCTGGTCCGTGCTGGCGGCCGGCCTGCTGCTGACCTCCCTGCTGGGCGGCCTGCTGCTGCTCTCCAGCGGCGAGCGGGCGCAGATCCAGGCCCGCGTGGAGGAAAGCACGGCGCGCCTGCAGGAACGCGAAGCACGCCTGCAGGCGATCCTCGACAAGGCGGCCGACGCCATCCTGACCATCGACGGCATCGGCCTGCTGGTCTCCGCCAACGGCGCCGCCGGCCGGCTGTTCGGCTACGCGCCCGAGCAGATGGCCGGGCTGCCCCTGGTGCAGCTGCTGCCGGCCACGCACGGCGAGGCCCCGGCCGCGCTGCTGCGCCGCATCGCCGCCGGGGCCAGCCAGTCGTACGAAGCCACCGGCTGGCGCCGCGAAGGCGTGTCGCTCCCGCTGGCCGTGTCGGTCAGCGAAGTGGAGCTGCCGGGCGAGCACCTGTTCGTGGCGATCCTGCACGACTTGACGGAGCAGCAGCGCGCCCAGGAGCGCATTTACCGCCTGGCCCACCACGACCCGCTGACGGGCCTCGACAACCGCCTGTCGCTGAACCTGCGGCTGGACCAGCTGCTGGCGCGCACGCGGCGCGAGGGCGGCAGCGCGGCCGTCATGTTCCTCGACCTGGACCACTTCAAGAAGATCAACGACACGCACGGCCACCAGACCGGCGACCAGTTGCTGATCGCCGTGGCGGGACGCCTGCGCGAGCTGCTGCGCGACGTCGACACCATCGCCCGCCTGGGCGGCGACGAGTTCATCGTGCTGACCTCCGGTACCGTCACGCCGGACATCGTCAGCCACCTGGCCGCCGGCATCGTCGAGGTACTGGCGCGGCCGTACCAGCTGCAGGGCCTGACCGTGCACAGCGGCGCCAGCGTGGGCGTGGCGATGTTCCCCTCCGACGGCGACGACAGCAGCACCTTGCTGCGCCATGCCGACACGGCCATGTACGCCGCCAAGAGCTGCGGCCGCGGCAATTTCCAGTTCTTCTCGGCCGCCATGAACGCGGCCACGCATGAACGCCTGCTGCTGGAAAACCGCCTGTGGCAGGCGCTGGAGCAGGACGAATTCGAGCTGTACCTGCAGGCCCAGATCGACCTGCACAGCGGTGCCGTGATCGGCGCCGAGGCGCTGCTGCGCTGGCACCATCCGGAGCTGGGCATGGTGGGGCCGGACCGCTTCATCCCGATCGCCGAGGAGTCCGGCCTGATCCTGCCGCTGGGCGACTGGGCCCTGCAGCGCGCCGTGCAGTTGCTGGACCGCTGGCGTTCCCTGGGGCTGGGCCACCTGCGCCTGGCCGTCAACCTGTCGGCCCGCCAGTGCCATGGCACCGGCCTGCTGCCGCAACTGGACCGCCTGCTGGCCGAGACGGGCATCGACCCGGCCCTGCTGGAACTGGAGATCACGGAGACGGCGGCCATGCAGGACCCGGAACGCAGCCGCGAACTGCTGCAGCAGCTGCGCTCGCGCGGCATCAAGGTCGCCATCGACGATTTCGGCACCGGCTACTCGTCGCTGTCGTACCTGAAGCTGTTCGAGATCGACCGCATCAAGATCGACCGCGGCTTCGTCAAGGACATCGAGACGGACCCGGACGACGCCGCCATCGTCTCGGCCACGATCGGGCTGGCCCATGCGCTGGGGCTGGAGGTGATCGCGGAAGGTGTCGAGACGCAGGCGCAGGCCGATTTCCTGCGCGGCAAGCGCTGCGACGAGGCGCAGGGGTATCTGTTTGCGCGGCCGGTGACCGTGGCGGAGTTCGAGGTGCTGGCCAGTACCGCCGAGACCGTTTGA
- the tuf gene encoding elongation factor Tu: protein MAKEKFERTKPHVNVGTIGHVDHGKTTLTAAIATVLSKKFGGEAKAYDQIDAAPEEKARGITINTAHVEYETAARHYAHVDCPGHADYIKNMITGAAQMDGAILVCSAADGPMPQTREHILLARQVGVPYIIVFLNKCDLVDDAELLELVEMEVRELLSKYEFPGDDLPIIKGSARMALEGQPGEMGEDCIIRLADALDSYIPTPERAVDGAFLMPVEDVFSISGRGTVVTGRVERGIIKVGEEIEIVGIIDTVKTTCTGVEMFRKLLDQGQAGDNVGLLLRGTKREDVQRGQVLAKPGSIKPHNHFTGEIYVLSKDEGGRHTPFFNNYRPQFYFRTTDVTGSIELPADKEMVMPGDNVSITVKLINPIAMEEGLRFAIREGGRTVGAGVVAKILG from the coding sequence ATGGCAAAAGAAAAGTTCGAGCGGACTAAACCGCACGTGAACGTTGGCACCATCGGTCACGTTGACCATGGCAAGACCACCCTGACCGCTGCAATCGCAACCGTTCTGTCGAAGAAATTCGGCGGCGAAGCGAAAGCCTACGACCAGATCGACGCTGCACCGGAAGAAAAAGCACGCGGCATCACCATCAACACCGCCCACGTCGAGTACGAAACGGCTGCCCGTCACTACGCGCACGTTGACTGCCCAGGCCACGCCGACTACATCAAGAACATGATTACCGGTGCTGCCCAGATGGACGGCGCGATCCTGGTGTGCTCCGCTGCCGACGGCCCGATGCCACAGACCCGCGAGCACATCCTGCTGGCCCGTCAGGTTGGCGTTCCTTACATCATCGTGTTCCTGAACAAGTGCGACCTGGTCGACGACGCAGAGCTGCTGGAACTGGTCGAAATGGAAGTGCGCGAGCTGCTGTCGAAGTACGAATTCCCAGGCGACGACCTGCCAATCATCAAGGGTTCGGCACGTATGGCGCTGGAAGGCCAGCCAGGCGAAATGGGCGAAGACTGCATCATCCGTCTGGCCGATGCACTGGACAGCTACATCCCAACGCCTGAGCGCGCTGTGGACGGCGCCTTCCTGATGCCAGTGGAAGACGTGTTCTCGATCTCCGGCCGCGGTACCGTGGTCACGGGTCGTGTCGAGCGCGGCATCATCAAGGTCGGCGAAGAGATCGAAATCGTCGGCATCATCGATACCGTCAAGACCACCTGCACCGGCGTGGAAATGTTCCGCAAGCTGCTGGACCAGGGTCAAGCCGGCGACAACGTCGGTCTGCTGCTGCGCGGCACCAAGCGTGAAGACGTCCAGCGTGGTCAGGTTCTGGCGAAGCCAGGCTCGATCAAGCCGCACAACCACTTCACGGGCGAGATCTACGTTCTGTCGAAAGACGAAGGCGGCCGTCACACCCCGTTCTTCAACAACTACCGTCCACAGTTCTACTTCCGTACGACGGACGTGACCGGTTCGATCGAACTGCCAGCGGACAAGGAAATGGTCATGCCAGGCGATAACGTGTCGATCACCGTCAAGCTGATCAACCCGATCGCGATGGAAGAAGGTCTGCGCTTCGCTATCCGCGAAGGTGGCCGTACCGTGGGTGCTGGCGTCGTTGCCAAGATCCTGGGCTAA
- the secE gene encoding preprotein translocase subunit SecE: protein MSNQSVQTVSTSGDKLKVVLAVVAAIAGVAGFFILAGQPTLVRAAALVVGLLISVGIAYTSASGRDFLNFAKESVRETKKVVWPTRKEATQITMLVFGFVLVMAVFLWGTDKLLEFLLYDVILGWKK, encoded by the coding sequence ATGTCTAATCAATCCGTGCAAACCGTTAGCACGTCCGGCGATAAGCTCAAGGTCGTGTTGGCGGTGGTTGCAGCGATTGCAGGCGTAGCCGGATTCTTCATTCTGGCAGGTCAACCAACCCTGGTGCGGGCAGCTGCGCTTGTGGTTGGTTTGCTTATTTCCGTCGGCATTGCTTACACCTCCGCCTCTGGTCGCGATTTCCTCAATTTTGCGAAGGAATCCGTTCGCGAAACCAAGAAGGTCGTCTGGCCGACGCGTAAAGAAGCAACCCAGATCACGATGCTGGTCTTCGGCTTTGTGCTGGTGATGGCTGTGTTCCTGTGGGGCACCGACAAGCTGTTGGAATTCCTGTTGTACGACGTAATCCTGGGTTGGAAAAAATAA
- the nusG gene encoding transcription termination/antitermination protein NusG yields MSENVQDDVSGEPVPGDAPAQESGAPLSVPVSNKRWYVVHAYSGMEKSVQRALTERVERAGMQDQFGQILVPTEEVVEVKNGQKSVTERRFFPGYVLVEMEMTDETWHLVKNTAKVTGFIGGKSNKPTPIPAREIEKIMTQMQEGVEKPRPKVLYEVGEQVRIKDGPFTDFNGNVEEVNYEKSKVRVSVTIFGRATPVELEFGQVEKV; encoded by the coding sequence ATGAGCGAAAACGTGCAAGACGACGTATCCGGCGAGCCCGTACCGGGCGACGCTCCGGCGCAAGAGTCCGGCGCTCCGCTCAGCGTGCCAGTCAGCAACAAGCGCTGGTACGTTGTGCATGCTTATTCCGGCATGGAGAAAAGTGTGCAGCGTGCGCTGACGGAGCGCGTCGAGCGCGCCGGCATGCAAGATCAGTTCGGCCAGATTCTCGTCCCGACCGAAGAAGTCGTGGAAGTGAAGAACGGCCAGAAGTCCGTTACCGAGCGCCGTTTCTTCCCGGGCTACGTGCTGGTGGAAATGGAAATGACGGATGAGACCTGGCACCTGGTGAAGAACACCGCCAAGGTCACCGGCTTCATCGGCGGCAAGTCGAACAAGCCAACCCCGATTCCTGCCCGCGAGATCGAAAAGATCATGACGCAGATGCAGGAAGGCGTGGAAAAGCCACGGCCGAAAGTGCTGTACGAAGTGGGCGAGCAAGTCCGCATCAAGGATGGCCCGTTCACCGACTTCAACGGCAACGTGGAAGAAGTCAACTACGAAAAGTCCAAAGTGCGCGTCTCGGTCACCATCTTCGGCCGCGCGACTCCCGTCGAACTCGAGTTCGGTCAAGTCGAAAAAGTTTAA
- the rplK gene encoding 50S ribosomal protein L11, producing MAKKIIGFIKLQVPAGKANPSPPIGPALGQRGLNIMEFCKAFNAQTQGMEPGMPIPVVITAFADKSFTFVMKTPPATFLIKKHSGVQKGSPKPHTDKVGTLTRAQAEEIAKLKTPDLTAADLEAAVRTIAGSARSMGITVEGI from the coding sequence ATGGCAAAGAAAATCATTGGCTTTATCAAGCTGCAAGTTCCAGCTGGTAAGGCAAACCCATCCCCTCCGATCGGCCCAGCACTGGGTCAGCGCGGTCTGAACATCATGGAATTCTGCAAGGCCTTCAACGCGCAGACCCAAGGTATGGAACCAGGCATGCCGATCCCTGTGGTGATCACCGCCTTCGCGGACAAGTCCTTCACGTTCGTGATGAAGACGCCTCCTGCGACGTTCCTGATCAAGAAGCACTCGGGCGTGCAAAAAGGTTCGCCGAAGCCACATACTGACAAGGTTGGCACGCTGACCCGCGCACAAGCGGAAGAAATTGCAAAACTGAAGACCCCTGACCTGACCGCCGCCGATCTGGAAGCCGCTGTGCGCACCATCGCCGGTTCGGCTCGTTCGATGGGCATCACCGTTGAGGGTATCTGA
- the rplA gene encoding 50S ribosomal protein L1, which yields MAKLSKRAQAIKAKVDRTKVYPFDNAVALIKELATAKFNESIDVSVQLGVDPKKSDQVVRGSVVLPAGTGKTVRVAVFASGDKAEAAKAAGADVVGMEDLAERVKAGDMPFDIVIASPDTMRIVGTLGQILGPRGLMPNPKVGTVTPDVATAVKNAKAGQVQYRTDKAGIIHATIGRKSFSDADLKTNLVALIEALNKAKPASSKGIYLRKVSLSSTMGAGVRVDHGTLAA from the coding sequence ATGGCAAAACTGTCCAAGCGCGCACAAGCCATCAAGGCTAAAGTAGACCGTACCAAAGTGTACCCGTTCGACAACGCTGTCGCCCTGATCAAGGAACTGGCCACCGCCAAGTTCAATGAATCGATCGACGTGTCCGTCCAGCTGGGCGTGGATCCGAAGAAGTCGGACCAGGTCGTTCGCGGCTCCGTCGTGCTGCCAGCAGGCACCGGCAAGACCGTTCGCGTCGCCGTGTTCGCTTCCGGCGACAAGGCTGAAGCTGCCAAGGCAGCCGGCGCCGACGTGGTCGGCATGGAAGACCTGGCAGAACGCGTGAAGGCCGGCGACATGCCGTTCGACATCGTCATCGCTTCGCCAGACACGATGCGTATCGTCGGTACCCTGGGCCAGATCCTGGGCCCACGCGGCCTGATGCCGAACCCGAAAGTCGGCACCGTGACGCCTGACGTCGCAACCGCTGTCAAGAACGCCAAGGCAGGCCAGGTGCAGTACCGTACCGACAAGGCCGGTATCATCCACGCCACCATCGGCCGCAAGTCGTTCAGCGACGCCGATCTGAAGACCAACCTGGTCGCTCTGATCGAAGCCCTGAACAAGGCCAAGCCTGCTTCGTCGAAAGGCATCTACCTGCGCAAGGTATCGCTGTCCTCGACGATGGGCGCAGGCGTGCGTGTCGACCACGGCACCCTGGCTGCTTAA
- the rplJ gene encoding 50S ribosomal protein L10, with protein sequence MGLNLNDKKAVVAEVSAKVATAQTIVVAEYRGIQVAHLTKLRATARAQGVYLRVLKNTLARRSVEGTQFANLSDAMTGPLIYSISDDAVAAAKVINDFAKTNDKLVIKAGNYAGKQLDVAGVTALASIPSREVLISQLLGVMLAPVSGFARGLAALAAKKSEGSEAAPAAEETAAA encoded by the coding sequence GTGGGTCTCAATCTGAATGACAAAAAGGCCGTCGTCGCCGAAGTTTCCGCAAAAGTAGCAACTGCGCAAACGATCGTCGTGGCTGAGTACCGTGGCATCCAGGTTGCTCACTTGACGAAACTCCGTGCAACCGCGCGTGCCCAGGGCGTATACCTGCGTGTTCTGAAGAACACGCTGGCTCGTCGCTCTGTCGAAGGCACGCAGTTCGCCAACCTGTCCGACGCAATGACCGGTCCGCTGATCTACTCGATCTCGGATGACGCCGTGGCCGCAGCGAAAGTCATCAACGACTTCGCCAAGACCAACGACAAGCTGGTCATCAAGGCAGGTAACTATGCAGGCAAGCAGCTCGACGTAGCTGGCGTGACTGCACTGGCGAGCATTCCAAGCCGTGAAGTCCTCATCTCGCAGCTGTTGGGCGTTATGCTGGCACCGGTATCGGGCTTTGCACGTGGTCTGGCTGCTCTGGCAGCCAAGAAGAGCGAAGGTTCGGAAGCTGCTCCTGCAGCGGAAGAAACCGCAGCTGCCTAA
- the rplL gene encoding 50S ribosomal protein L7/L12 — protein sequence MAISKDDILNAVSEMSVMDLNDLVKAFEEKFGVSAAAMAAPAAGGGAAAAAVEEQTEFNLVLTEVGANKVGVIKAVREITGLGLKEAKDVVDGAPKTVKEALSKADAEAAKKKLEEAGAKADLK from the coding sequence ATGGCAATTAGCAAAGACGATATCCTGAACGCAGTGTCCGAAATGTCCGTGATGGACCTGAACGACCTGGTCAAGGCTTTCGAAGAAAAGTTCGGCGTGTCGGCAGCTGCAATGGCAGCTCCTGCAGCTGGCGGCGGCGCTGCCGCTGCTGCTGTTGAAGAGCAGACCGAGTTCAACCTGGTGCTGACCGAAGTCGGCGCGAACAAAGTCGGCGTCATCAAGGCAGTTCGTGAAATCACCGGTCTGGGCCTGAAAGAAGCCAAAGACGTGGTTGACGGCGCACCGAAGACCGTGAAGGAAGCCCTGTCGAAAGCCGACGCTGAAGCCGCTAAGAAGAAGCTGGAAGAAGCTGGCGCCAAGGCCGACCTGAAGTAA